In Sedimentibacter sp. MB31-C6, one genomic interval encodes:
- a CDS encoding aminopeptidase P family protein: MKSGFFKNNRVKFAEKMVDNSSAVFFSGKAPRQSADQEYDFSVDRNFFYLTGIDKENMVLVINKIFGKVTEQLYIPPVDEFYEKWFGILLRKEEAIEMSDIKSIENRDNFLTDFAKRLSSSDRPDNVYIFSYITDKDEAYDNYRSLAHWMRNQYPTINIMNSLDIVTELRSSKTEEEVNEIQTALRYTKEALEFVMKNLKPGRYEYQVKADFEYQLMLRGSKPSFKTIGASGKNAVILHYVDLLEKIKDGSMILLDLGALSNNYASDISRTYPANGKFTPRQKDIYNIVLEAQDVAIDAMHVGASEVVVNDAVKSHFAKGLKTLKLIKDESDVAKYYYHGIGHPLGLDVHDLRRRDKIMQENNVYTVEPGLYIKEEGIGIRIEDDVWVTKNGVINLSPDIIKTTNDIENFMN, translated from the coding sequence ATGAAATCAGGTTTTTTTAAAAACAATAGAGTAAAATTTGCAGAAAAAATGGTTGATAACTCAAGTGCAGTGTTTTTTTCCGGTAAGGCGCCTAGACAAAGCGCTGATCAGGAATATGATTTTTCCGTTGACAGGAACTTTTTTTATTTAACAGGAATAGATAAAGAGAATATGGTTTTAGTTATAAATAAAATTTTTGGAAAAGTAACTGAACAATTATACATACCTCCTGTTGATGAATTTTACGAAAAATGGTTTGGGATTCTTTTGAGAAAAGAAGAAGCTATAGAAATGTCAGATATTAAATCTATTGAAAATAGAGATAATTTCTTGACTGATTTTGCAAAAAGGCTTTCATCATCAGATAGACCTGACAATGTTTATATATTTTCATATATTACAGATAAGGATGAAGCCTATGACAATTACAGAAGTCTTGCACACTGGATGAGAAATCAGTATCCTACAATTAATATTATGAATTCTCTTGATATTGTAACAGAACTGAGAAGCTCTAAAACAGAAGAAGAAGTAAATGAAATTCAAACTGCTTTAAGATACACTAAGGAAGCTTTAGAGTTTGTTATGAAGAATTTAAAACCTGGCAGATATGAATATCAAGTTAAAGCAGATTTTGAATATCAATTAATGTTGAGAGGGTCAAAACCAAGTTTTAAAACTATTGGAGCATCAGGCAAAAATGCTGTCATACTTCATTACGTGGATTTATTAGAAAAAATAAAGGATGGAAGTATGATTCTACTTGATTTAGGAGCATTGTCTAATAATTATGCTTCAGATATTTCTAGAACTTATCCTGCAAATGGAAAATTCACTCCACGTCAAAAAGATATTTATAATATAGTTTTAGAAGCACAGGATGTAGCCATAGATGCTATGCATGTAGGTGCATCTGAAGTAGTTGTAAATGATGCAGTGAAATCGCATTTTGCAAAAGGGTTAAAAACTTTAAAATTAATAAAAGATGAATCTGATGTAGCAAAATATTATTATCATGGAATAGGCCATCCCCTTGGACTTGACGTACATGATTTAAGAAGAAGAGATAAAATTATGCAAGAAAATAATGTGTACACTGTGGAACCTGGACTATATATTAAAGAAGAAGGTATTGGTATAAGAATTGAGGATGATGTATGGGTTACAAAAAATGGTGTTATAAATTTATCACCAGATATTATAAAAACAACAAATGATATAGAAAATTTTATGAATTGA
- a CDS encoding desulfoferrodoxin: protein MCKTKFVICRTCGNLVEMIEDSGVNMVCCGEEMEELTANTVDAAQEKHVPVVEKEGNKVTVKVGSVTHPMAEEHYIQWIYLVTKQGFQRKCLNPGEEPAATFALVEGDEVVAAYEYCNLHGLWKKEA, encoded by the coding sequence AACAAAGTTTGTTATATGTAGAACATGTGGAAATTTAGTAGAAATGATAGAAGATTCAGGTGTTAATATGGTATGTTGTGGTGAAGAAATGGAAGAATTAACAGCAAATACTGTAGATGCAGCTCAAGAGAAACATGTTCCTGTAGTAGAAAAAGAAGGTAATAAAGTTACTGTTAAAGTTGGTAGTGTAACTCATCCAATGGCTGAAGAACATTATATCCAATGGATTTATCTTGTAACTAAACAAGGATTTCAAAGAAAGTGCTTAAACCCAGGAGAAGAACCAGCTGCTACATTTGCTCTTGTTGAAGGTGACGAAGTAGTTGCAGCTTATGAATATTGCAATCTTCACGGTCTTTGGAAAAAGGAAGCATAA
- a CDS encoding glycoside hydrolase family 3 N-terminal domain-containing protein, which yields MKNIIKQFLILLFTLSLLFTLGYSIVGLNENDNNMNEMPKENESEHEDNKTEPDADEEKDNEDNKELFDEYEDIALKTLEELSIEEKVGQIFLVRCPLPEDLDYFMSMKPGGFILFGRDFVDKTKDDVIKDIESYQDKSKIPMIIGVDEEGGTVVRVSSNYMLADERFKSPQELYNIGGFEEIKNDTYTKSNLLLDLGINLNLAPVADVSENKTDFIYQRAFGKSAEETSKYVNIVVEAMKESGISGTLKHFPGYGNNVDTHTGSAYDNRPYSNFKNNDFLPFSAGIETGVESILVSHNIIESMDAELPASLSKEVITILRNELNFTGVIMTDDLSMGSITNLQLSKSPEVVALLAGNDMLIVTDYETSYNAILNAVKNEEISMDRLNESVLRILKWKYYMGIM from the coding sequence ATGAAAAATATTATTAAACAATTTTTAATATTACTGTTTACATTATCACTACTATTTACTTTAGGATATAGTATTGTTGGACTGAATGAAAATGATAACAATATGAATGAAATGCCTAAAGAAAACGAATCTGAACATGAAGATAATAAAACAGAACCTGATGCTGACGAAGAAAAAGATAATGAAGATAATAAGGAACTATTTGATGAATATGAAGATATTGCTTTAAAAACTTTAGAAGAACTTTCTATAGAAGAAAAAGTTGGTCAAATCTTTTTAGTAAGATGTCCCTTACCAGAAGATTTAGATTATTTTATGTCTATGAAACCAGGTGGATTTATATTGTTTGGTAGAGACTTTGTTGATAAGACAAAAGATGATGTAATAAAGGATATAGAATCTTATCAGGACAAAAGTAAAATCCCAATGATTATCGGTGTTGATGAAGAAGGTGGAACAGTTGTCAGAGTCAGTTCAAATTATATGTTAGCAGATGAAAGGTTCAAATCACCTCAAGAATTATATAACATAGGTGGATTTGAAGAGATAAAAAATGATACTTACACTAAATCAAATCTCTTGCTAGACCTTGGTATTAATTTGAATTTAGCCCCAGTCGCTGATGTTTCAGAAAATAAAACTGATTTTATTTATCAAAGAGCATTTGGAAAGTCGGCAGAAGAAACATCAAAATATGTCAATATAGTAGTTGAAGCTATGAAGGAAAGCGGGATTTCCGGTACATTAAAACATTTCCCTGGATATGGAAATAATGTAGATACTCATACAGGTTCTGCATATGATAACCGTCCCTATAGTAACTTTAAAAACAATGACTTTCTTCCCTTTTCAGCTGGAATTGAAACTGGCGTAGAAAGTATATTAGTTTCTCATAATATAATTGAATCTATGGATGCAGAATTACCTGCTTCTTTATCTAAAGAAGTAATTACGATATTAAGAAATGAGTTGAATTTTACCGGTGTCATAATGACTGATGATTTATCTATGGGTTCTATAACAAACTTACAGCTAAGTAAATCACCAGAAGTTGTAGCCCTTTTAGCAGGAAATGACATGCTTATAGTTACAGATTATGAAACAAGCTATAATGCTATTTTAAACGCAGTAAAAAATGAAGAAATATCAATGGATAGATTAAACGAATCTGTTCTAAGAATATTAAAATGGAAATACTATATGGGAATTATGTAA
- a CDS encoding HD domain-containing protein, with translation MYKNKLNKILLNDEPSKELYKLIENGEMKDIIPELIKLKGFNQHTPYHDKDILDHTMTVVDSIKPKLILRMAALLHDISKPDCFTIDEKGRGHFYGHHIKSANESEIILQRLGYGEEFIENVQILIRYHYIKDINKNIKEKGIEKFIDDVGENRLEDILELIKADIMGKSDSNNFDVINKLKQMINDYIKKDIEQ, from the coding sequence ATGTACAAAAATAAATTAAATAAAATACTTTTAAATGATGAACCATCAAAAGAATTATATAAATTAATTGAAAATGGTGAAATGAAAGATATAATTCCAGAATTAATTAAGCTTAAAGGATTTAATCAACATACTCCCTATCATGATAAGGATATATTAGACCATACAATGACTGTAGTGGATTCAATAAAGCCAAAATTAATATTAAGAATGGCTGCTTTGCTTCATGATATAAGTAAACCTGATTGTTTTACAATTGATGAAAAGGGAAGAGGACATTTTTATGGACATCATATTAAATCTGCTAATGAAAGTGAAATAATACTCCAAAGGCTTGGATATGGTGAAGAATTTATAGAAAACGTACAAATACTTATTAGATATCATTATATTAAAGATATAAATAAAAATATAAAAGAAAAAGGTATAGAAAAATTCATCGATGATGTAGGGGAAAATAGATTGGAAGATATACTTGAATTGATTAAGGCTGATATCATGGGGAAATCAGACTCTAATAATTTTGATGTAATTAACAAATTAAAACAAATGATTAATGATTATATAAAAAAAGATATTGAACAATAA
- a CDS encoding stalk domain-containing protein has protein sequence MKINKLYKILILIYILTIIFSFNVYGYTYDAYDIGDLEDTVYEQLSLLNANFEIRYSGLYEDIENVLKNTIENDTYLDSIISSVNWSVSESSNVYNIKMNVNYILTSSEKLEADEMINNILTEIIKPNMNDHEKIKAVHDYIVLNGEYDTSLQLYSDYDFLTKGKSVCNGYALLTYNMLNKLNIPVRLVSGTGNEEPHVWNIVKIDKYWFHLDTTWNDPVPDKKDSVSYNYYLLTEEEISKDHTINKNQYLPKSNKKYYTFLKELSLIEKNGYVYDRILMETELDIYNVENTATSAEGLSTILKNKIKYHPVKVSVRFNKSISQDSVNTAMSDLFRYSFISEIRHEPFYLDDTGNFYVLNLYIKYKKTPDSIITDLSKEVYNTTSKVDFNVYAVYGSEKENITKDVLIYPYDNYFLNISDNTLSFNDAGFENLTLEYGGKRTKVNISAIDSKGFKYITDDKPNSDVNVKVFNQYIDFSKIKQWPLIEDGRTLVPIRAIFEVLNCNVNWDSDSSCAIVESGTTKIVIPANSNTAFINGTESTLDVPAKIVNDRIMVPLRFISESIDKTVIWDDLNKTVLIY, from the coding sequence ATGAAAATTAATAAACTATATAAAATATTAATCTTAATCTATATCTTAACAATCATTTTTTCATTTAATGTATATGGGTATACCTATGATGCATATGATATTGGTGATTTAGAAGATACTGTTTACGAACAGTTAAGTTTATTAAATGCTAACTTTGAAATAAGATATAGTGGATTATATGAGGATATTGAAAACGTTCTGAAAAATACCATTGAAAATGACACCTATCTTGATTCTATAATCAGCTCTGTAAATTGGAGTGTTTCAGAATCATCTAATGTATATAATATAAAAATGAATGTTAATTATATTCTAACATCCAGCGAAAAATTAGAAGCCGATGAAATGATAAACAACATATTGACCGAAATAATTAAGCCAAATATGAATGATCATGAAAAAATTAAAGCAGTACATGATTACATTGTTTTAAACGGAGAATATGATACATCTCTTCAATTATATTCAGATTATGATTTTTTGACTAAAGGAAAATCTGTCTGCAATGGTTATGCTCTACTAACATACAATATGCTTAATAAACTTAATATTCCTGTAAGATTAGTTTCAGGAACTGGCAATGAAGAACCACATGTATGGAACATAGTTAAAATTGATAAATATTGGTTTCACTTAGATACAACTTGGAACGACCCTGTTCCAGATAAAAAAGACAGTGTTTCATATAATTATTATTTGCTTACAGAAGAAGAAATTTCAAAAGATCATACTATAAATAAAAATCAATATCTTCCTAAATCAAATAAAAAATATTATACATTTTTAAAGGAATTGTCTTTAATTGAAAAAAACGGTTATGTTTATGACAGAATACTTATGGAAACAGAATTGGATATTTATAATGTAGAAAATACAGCAACTTCAGCAGAAGGTTTAAGCACTATTCTCAAAAATAAAATTAAATACCATCCAGTTAAAGTTTCTGTAAGATTTAACAAATCAATTTCCCAAGATAGTGTTAATACTGCAATGTCAGATTTATTTAGATATAGTTTCATATCAGAAATCAGACATGAACCTTTTTACTTAGATGATACTGGTAACTTTTATGTATTAAATTTATACATAAAATATAAAAAAACACCTGACAGCATAATTACGGATTTATCTAAAGAAGTGTATAATACAACTTCTAAAGTTGATTTTAATGTTTATGCTGTATACGGCTCTGAAAAAGAAAATATTACTAAGGATGTACTAATTTATCCCTATGATAACTATTTTCTAAATATTTCAGATAATACTTTATCCTTTAATGATGCAGGATTCGAAAATTTAACATTAGAATATGGAGGAAAAAGAACTAAAGTAAATATTTCAGCTATTGATTCCAAGGGCTTTAAATATATTACTGATGACAAACCTAACAGCGATGTAAATGTTAAAGTCTTTAACCAATATATTGACTTTAGTAAAATAAAACAATGGCCATTAATAGAAGATGGAAGAACTTTAGTTCCAATAAGGGCCATATTTGAAGTATTAAACTGCAACGTTAATTGGGATTCTGACAGTAGCTGTGCAATAGTAGAAAGTGGAACCACAAAGATTGTCATTCCGGCAAATAGTAATACTGCATTTATTAACGGAACAGAAAGTACCCTAGATGTCCCTGCTAAAATAGTAAATGATCGAATTATGGTACCTCTAAGGTTTATAAGCGAATCAATAGATAAAACGGTAATATGGGATGACCTAAACAAAACAGTATTAATATATTAA
- a CDS encoding copper amine oxidase N-terminal domain-containing protein, which produces MKKIIFTISLVLILAISSFTAFAQDQIIVNIDSNKVEFNEEIGMPFIDENGRTQVPFRATLEKYGATVDWNVESSIAIATIGDTTVEVPVGENFILKNGEEIATDTVAVIVDGRTYLPIRPVIEAFGSEVQWDMGLNTVVITTEPIDAKGIFTEANNKSYEWENCDANVVIDMSMPVPDETGNVQTMDMKVNMYMTMFMNPLKAKISADMSMNVMGEEMIVPVMDMYMNVDEDNYTTYMGMNDGTDSITWMKSTVEDELFAELLNYDEETIKENKELTEKYIEDVKYFGKYTDESGKSLLRMEYTMSGDIYKDMFGEYVEELSNSTNEQELMTAEMLKSFVDGELGDLTFIVYIDEESGEIIKYEMDLGNMILSMVSGMTGIVGEIPEEELELLKEMKATMVMDILNINEAEDFEIPEDALNAPDVSEMELDTVPTPETEDASEVETETEETDSEEE; this is translated from the coding sequence ATGAAAAAAATTATTTTTACAATTAGCCTAGTATTAATTTTGGCTATATCGTCATTTACAGCTTTTGCTCAAGATCAAATAATTGTAAATATCGATTCCAACAAAGTTGAATTTAATGAAGAAATAGGAATGCCTTTTATTGATGAAAACGGCAGAACTCAAGTACCATTTAGAGCAACTCTTGAAAAATACGGAGCAACAGTTGATTGGAACGTTGAAAGCAGTATTGCTATAGCAACCATAGGTGATACAACTGTCGAAGTTCCTGTTGGAGAAAACTTCATTTTAAAAAACGGTGAAGAAATTGCAACAGATACTGTAGCAGTAATAGTTGACGGTAGAACATATTTACCTATTAGACCAGTTATTGAAGCATTTGGTTCAGAAGTACAATGGGACATGGGATTAAATACTGTTGTTATAACAACAGAACCAATTGATGCTAAAGGAATTTTTACTGAAGCAAATAACAAATCATATGAATGGGAAAATTGTGATGCTAACGTAGTAATTGACATGTCTATGCCTGTACCAGATGAAACTGGTAATGTTCAAACAATGGATATGAAAGTTAATATGTATATGACTATGTTTATGAACCCGTTAAAAGCTAAAATATCAGCAGATATGTCTATGAATGTAATGGGTGAAGAAATGATTGTACCTGTAATGGATATGTATATGAATGTAGATGAGGATAATTATACAACATATATGGGAATGAATGATGGCACAGATTCTATTACATGGATGAAATCAACAGTTGAAGACGAATTATTTGCTGAACTTTTGAATTATGATGAAGAAACAATTAAAGAAAATAAAGAATTAACAGAAAAATATATTGAAGATGTAAAATACTTTGGAAAGTATACTGATGAATCAGGTAAATCTTTACTCAGAATGGAATATACAATGTCTGGAGATATTTACAAAGATATGTTTGGAGAATACGTCGAAGAATTATCTAATTCAACTAATGAACAAGAACTAATGACTGCAGAAATGCTAAAAAGTTTTGTTGATGGAGAATTAGGGGATCTTACTTTTATTGTATACATAGATGAAGAATCTGGCGAAATAATTAAATATGAAATGGATTTAGGAAATATGATATTATCCATGGTATCAGGAATGACTGGAATAGTAGGTGAAATTCCTGAAGAAGAGCTAGAATTATTAAAAGAAATGAAAGCTACAATGGTTATGGATATACTAAATATCAATGAAGCTGAAGATTTTGAAATTCCTGAAGATGCATTAAATGCACCTGATGTTTCTGAGATGGAATTAGATACAGTTCCAACACCTGAGACTGAAGATGCATCTGAGGTAGAAACTGAAACTGAAGAAACAGATTCAGAAGAAGAATAA
- a CDS encoding DUF438 domain-containing protein — MSEQINNREFRKKIIKEVISELHEGKSVEEVKQKFEEVFSGVSASEISEAEQALISEGLPVSEVQRLCDVHSAVFKGSIEEIHQQIDQTEIPGHPANVIILENRFIEKLIENEITPYLDKVSNKEGIESIQKGLDKLSLINIHYLKKENLLFPYMEKYGITAPPKVMWGVDDEIREQLKDVKIQPTKQKIESLINKITEMIFKEENIMLPMLLDSMTQDEWKQVYDDSDEIGNIIDNIQTWKPNLKDKEAVKEEITEPGVITLPSGIFNKEELIYMLDTLPIDITFVDKNDTVKYFSQSSERIFPRTKTIIGRKVSNCHPPASVHIVESIVEDLKSGKKDHEDFWIKLGNKYVYIRYFAVRDNNGKYLGVVEVSQNIKPIQDITGEKRLVEE, encoded by the coding sequence ATGAGCGAACAAATTAATAACAGAGAATTTAGGAAAAAAATAATTAAAGAAGTAATTTCAGAGTTACATGAAGGAAAGAGCGTTGAAGAGGTAAAACAAAAGTTTGAAGAAGTATTTTCTGGAGTATCAGCATCAGAAATATCCGAAGCAGAACAAGCATTAATTTCAGAAGGCCTTCCTGTTTCAGAAGTTCAAAGATTATGTGATGTTCATTCTGCTGTTTTTAAGGGTTCCATTGAAGAAATTCATCAACAAATTGACCAAACAGAAATACCAGGTCATCCTGCCAATGTAATTATTCTTGAAAATCGTTTTATAGAAAAATTGATTGAAAATGAAATAACTCCTTATTTAGATAAAGTTTCAAATAAAGAAGGAATAGAATCAATTCAAAAAGGTCTTGATAAATTATCATTAATAAATATCCATTACTTAAAAAAGGAAAATCTATTATTCCCTTACATGGAGAAGTACGGAATTACTGCACCACCAAAGGTTATGTGGGGAGTAGATGATGAAATTAGAGAGCAACTAAAAGATGTTAAAATTCAGCCTACTAAACAAAAGATAGAAAGTTTAATTAATAAAATTACTGAGATGATTTTTAAAGAAGAAAATATAATGTTACCTATGCTTTTAGATTCAATGACTCAAGATGAATGGAAACAAGTTTATGATGATAGTGACGAAATCGGAAATATTATTGATAATATACAAACTTGGAAACCAAATTTAAAGGATAAGGAAGCAGTAAAGGAAGAAATTACTGAACCTGGAGTTATAACATTACCTTCTGGAATTTTTAATAAAGAAGAGTTAATTTATATGTTAGACACTTTACCTATTGATATAACATTTGTTGATAAAAATGATACGGTTAAATATTTTTCACAAAGTTCTGAGCGTATATTTCCACGTACAAAAACTATAATAGGACGCAAAGTTTCTAATTGTCATCCTCCTGCAAGTGTACATATTGTTGAGAGTATTGTTGAAGATTTGAAATCTGGGAAAAAAGACCACGAGGATTTTTGGATAAAACTCGGAAATAAATACGTATATATTCGGTACTTTGCAGTTCGTGATAATAATGGAAAATATCTTGGAGTAGTTGAAGTAAGTCAAAATATTAAACCTATACAAGATATAACAGGAGAAAAAAGATTGGTAGAAGAATAG
- the metG gene encoding methionine--tRNA ligase has product MNKKGKYYITTAIAYTSGKPHIGNTYEIVLADSIARFKKLNGYDVYFQTGTDEHGEKIQIKAAEADKTPQQFVDEVASEIKCIWNLMNTSYDKFVRTTDKEHEKIVQKIFKKLYDQGDIYKGYYEGWYCTPDEAFFTDSQLVDGKCPDCGREVHKAKEEAYFFKMSNYADRLMKHIEDNPKFIQPESRKNEMVNNFLKPGLQDLCVSRTSFDWGIPVTFDEGHVVYVWIDALSNYITFLGYDPDGNHGELYNKYWPADVHLIGKDILRFHTIYWPILLMALGEELPKQVFGHPWLLVGEGKMSKSKGNVIYADDLVDLFGVDAIRYYVLHEMPFANDGTITYDLIIERINSELANILGNLVNRTVTMTNKYFDGEILPPTNHEPIDDELINLALETPKRVEQRMDTLRVADAIDEIFTLLRRSNKYIDETQPWILGKDESKKERLGTVLYNLLESIRISAVLLEPFLPETAQKIFSQLNTKKTDWDSLQQFNGIISGDKVGTPDILFARIDAAKKIEEINSMLGLNSDKKEEKKPKKEEVKEEDFITIDDFDKLDLRVAEIIKAEKHPDADKLLVFQLKLGEEVRQVVSGISKYYKPEDLVGKKVVMVYNLKPVKLRGVDSNGMILAAEKGKKLTLVSTLEDIPSGSKIS; this is encoded by the coding sequence ATGAATAAGAAAGGCAAATATTATATAACAACAGCAATAGCATATACATCAGGAAAACCTCATATTGGAAACACTTATGAAATAGTTCTTGCAGATAGTATTGCAAGGTTTAAAAAGTTAAATGGTTATGATGTATATTTTCAGACTGGAACTGATGAGCATGGTGAAAAAATACAAATTAAAGCTGCTGAAGCAGATAAAACACCACAACAATTTGTTGATGAGGTAGCAAGTGAAATTAAATGTATTTGGAATTTAATGAATACGAGCTATGATAAATTTGTTCGTACTACAGATAAAGAACATGAAAAAATAGTACAGAAAATATTTAAAAAACTTTATGATCAGGGAGATATTTACAAAGGATATTACGAAGGTTGGTATTGTACACCAGATGAAGCATTTTTTACTGATTCTCAATTAGTTGATGGAAAATGTCCTGATTGTGGTAGAGAAGTACATAAAGCAAAGGAAGAAGCTTATTTCTTTAAAATGAGTAATTATGCTGACCGCTTAATGAAACACATTGAAGATAATCCAAAGTTTATACAGCCAGAATCTAGAAAAAATGAGATGGTAAATAATTTCTTAAAGCCCGGTCTTCAAGATTTATGTGTTTCCAGAACATCATTTGATTGGGGTATTCCAGTTACATTTGATGAAGGTCACGTTGTTTATGTTTGGATTGATGCATTAAGTAACTATATTACATTTTTAGGGTATGACCCAGATGGAAATCATGGAGAATTATACAACAAATATTGGCCTGCGGATGTTCATTTGATAGGTAAGGATATACTTCGTTTCCATACTATTTATTGGCCGATTTTATTAATGGCTTTAGGAGAAGAACTTCCTAAACAAGTATTTGGTCATCCTTGGCTTTTAGTTGGCGAGGGCAAAATGAGCAAGTCAAAAGGTAATGTAATTTATGCAGATGATTTAGTAGATTTATTTGGAGTCGATGCTATAAGATACTACGTACTTCATGAAATGCCTTTTGCTAACGATGGAACAATTACTTATGATTTAATAATTGAACGAATTAATTCAGAATTAGCAAATATACTTGGTAATTTAGTAAATAGAACTGTAACTATGACTAATAAGTATTTTGATGGTGAAATATTGCCTCCTACAAATCATGAACCTATAGATGATGAACTTATTAATTTAGCTCTTGAAACTCCAAAGAGAGTTGAACAAAGAATGGATACTCTCAGAGTTGCAGATGCAATAGATGAAATATTTACACTTTTAAGAAGAAGCAATAAATATATTGATGAAACGCAGCCATGGATTCTTGGAAAAGATGAAAGTAAAAAAGAAAGGCTTGGTACTGTTCTTTATAATTTGCTTGAATCTATTAGAATTTCAGCAGTGTTATTAGAGCCATTTTTACCTGAAACTGCTCAAAAAATATTTAGTCAGTTAAATACTAAAAAAACTGACTGGGATTCATTGCAACAATTTAACGGTATAATTTCTGGTGACAAGGTTGGAACTCCAGACATATTGTTTGCAAGAATAGATGCAGCAAAGAAAATAGAAGAGATAAATAGTATGTTAGGATTAAATAGTGACAAAAAGGAAGAAAAGAAACCTAAAAAAGAAGAAGTTAAGGAAGAAGATTTTATAACAATAGATGACTTTGATAAATTAGATTTAAGAGTTGCTGAGATAATTAAGGCAGAAAAGCACCCTGATGCAGATAAACTATTGGTATTCCAGTTAAAACTTGGCGAAGAAGTTAGGCAAGTTGTATCAGGTATATCTAAATACTATAAGCCTGAGGATTTAGTAGGCAAAAAAGTTGTTATGGTTTATAATTTAAAACCTGTTAAATTAAGAGGAGTAGATTCAAACGGAATGATTTTAGCAGCAGAAAAGGGAAAGAAATTAACACTTGTATCAACTTTAGAAGATATTCCAAGTGGATCAAAAATCTCATAA
- a CDS encoding PHP domain-containing protein, with amino-acid sequence MIDLHIHSMFSDGTDSIDDIVEIVKEKNIPAISLTDHDTTYGVAEIINKTKPHNIKVIPGIEISSVSNGHLIHILGYNIDINNGQLQELLNRLANYFYVHFCEQYTWLQKNHIINFNLNKILKYAEFKQSIAPSDILKAMIANGAPYTLKDWPEFFNKKVRLYPSNFIKDFPINSSEAVEIIKLAGGIPVFAHPARIGNADLPEMELLLPHGLGGIEVYYPYHDKKLINRYENFALKHNLIKTGGTDWHGTELTTWKAEIGDYGVNDLEYRLNS; translated from the coding sequence ATGATTGATTTGCATATTCACTCAATGTTTTCAGATGGTACAGATTCTATAGATGATATAGTTGAAATCGTAAAAGAAAAAAACATACCTGCCATATCCTTGACTGATCATGATACAACTTATGGCGTAGCAGAAATAATAAATAAAACAAAACCTCATAATATAAAAGTCATACCTGGAATTGAAATATCATCAGTTTCAAACGGTCATCTTATACATATTTTAGGGTATAATATAGATATAAATAATGGGCAGTTACAAGAGCTTTTAAATAGGCTAGCCAATTATTTTTATGTTCATTTTTGTGAGCAATATACATGGCTACAAAAAAATCATATAATAAATTTTAATTTAAATAAAATATTAAAATATGCAGAATTCAAACAATCCATTGCACCATCAGATATATTAAAGGCAATGATTGCTAATGGAGCTCCGTATACATTGAAGGATTGGCCAGAATTCTTCAATAAAAAAGTACGTTTATATCCAAGCAACTTCATAAAAGATTTTCCAATAAATTCGTCAGAAGCTGTAGAAATTATAAAATTAGCTGGAGGAATCCCAGTTTTTGCTCATCCTGCTCGAATAGGCAATGCAGATTTACCTGAGATGGAATTACTTTTACCCCACGGGTTAGGCGGTATTGAAGTATATTATCCGTATCATGACAAAAAACTAATTAATCGTTATGAAAATTTTGCCTTAAAACATAATTTGATAAAAACAGGTGGTACTGATTGGCATGGTACAGAACTAACTACATGGAAAGCCGAAATCGGAGATTATGGGGTAAATGATTTGGAATATCGACTCAATTCATAA